CTTCTAATTTTAAgttgattattatatttcatttctaaaatttaccGGTTTAGAATATATCAAAGCAGATCTATAGTagagttattattattgccagTCTGTTCATCAATGCaattacttaataaatttagtaacataatttatcatttattcTCGTCACAGGTGTGTGATAATATTGTTGATCCTTTGCGTTGTTGGCGCCATCGGCTGCACCATGTGGCTGCGCTCCTTTGTTAACTTTCCCGTGCCCTATCTGCCGTTCACGGTGAACCCTCCCTATGAGGGCATGCTCACCTTTTGGACGTACATCATCATTCTGCAGGTGATGATACCGCTTTCGCTGTACGTGACCATTGAGCTCTGCAAGATACTGCAGGTGTTtcacatacacaacaacatCGATCTGTATGACGCGGACACCAACAAACAGACGGAGTGCCGTGCCATGAACATCACCGAGGAACTCGGCCAGATACAACATATCTTCTCGGATAAGACGGGTACACTTACCGAGAACAAAATGATATTTCGACGCTGCGTGGTCAACGGTGCCGATTACAATCATCCGCCCTCTGAGCTGGAGAAATTGTACGCCAAGCCGGGAGCGCCGGCTCCTCCGCTGATACCCAACGAGACGCTGGTCGATGACATGACGCAATTGGGCGGGGGCACATATCTGACAACAAACGCTCAGCGGATTCAGGAATTCATGGTCGTGATGGCCATTTGCAACACAGTGATTGTGAGTGCTGGGCCGCATCGTGACCTCATGAATGCCAGCGGCTTTATTGAGCTTAACCAGAGTGGCAGCACACCGGCAGTCGTCAATACCACGACAACTCCCCTGAAGCATGTGCGCTCACGGAGCAAACTGCTGACCaccacaacgacgacgacgaccacAACCATAATAAATGGTGGACCACAGCCGGCAGCAATGGTTATGCCAGCGGATCGATATACACGGCTGGCCGAGTCGCGATCTGTGACACCATCACCACCGCCCAATCTGCTCTTCGCCATGCCCGCACAGAGCCATCAGCCAACGCTGTCGCCGATCAGCAGTTCGCCAGAGTCCACGCCCAATTCGGAATCGCCTTCGCCGCCGATGAAGAACAAGGCGATCTCGAACAGCATTTCACCGACGGGCCGAGCCAAGGCTGTGATCAATTCCAAGATCACTAGCCTCGCTACATTTCTGAATGCCAAGACACAAGGCAAGCGTCTCAAGATCAAGTGAGTTTTTAACCGACTAGCTTACATTTCCATTTTACCAAATGAAACCTCTTGCATTTCTTGTTACAGCCAAACGAAGACGCAAACTTTTTATAGAACCGCCGATGGACGTCCTCTGTATGAGGCCGAGAGTCCCGATGAACTAGCGCTGGTCAATGCCGCTTATAGCTACGACTGCTGTCTGCTAAATCGTAGTCCCAACCACATCTTGGTGAGCATGCCATCGGCAGCGGCCACAGTTGAGTATGAGATACTCAAGATACTGCCCTTCGACTCCAGTCGGAAGTGCATGTCCATTGTGGTCCGTCAAACAGGCACCCAAGAGATAGTGCTCTACACCAAGGGTGCGGATAGCACCATCATGCCTATCCTGGCACCCTGTGCTCAGAACAGTCCCGAAGGTATGTGGCAACAATAATGGAATAATTATCAACATTTGCTAAATATGTGCTCTTTAAGGTATTCTGCGTGAGCAGACGCAACAGCAACTAGATCGCTATGCGAGGGAGGGTCTACGAATCTTGGTGATGGCGAAGCGTACCCTAAATGCATCCGATTATACGGATTGGTGGGCACGCCACCAGGAAATTGAAATGTCTTTGGAGAATCGTGAGCGACGACTGCGAGATTCATTCGCCAAGCTAGAGAGCAATCTGACGCTGCTTGGCGCAACTGGCATTGAGGATCGCTTGCAGGATGGTGTGCCCGAGACGATAGCTGCCCTGCTATCGGCGGGCATTTCCGTGTGGGTACTAACTGGTGACAAACCGGAGACAGCCATAAATATTGCTTACTCGGCAAAGCTCTTCACCCAGCAAATGGAGCTGATCAAGTGAGTGATCAATCTTAACCCAATGACAACAATggattacattttaatttacactTTTAGATTAACTGCTCGCTCCCGGGATGCTGCTGAGACGGCAATTAATTTCTATCTGACGGATTTGAGGAATGCAAAAGCGACAAATTCGACAGGTTATAGCTTAGCACCTCGCAGCAAGCCACGAGCTCTGGTTGTAGATGGCAAGACGCTTACCTTTATTCTAGATTCCAAGTATGTTGAACGTACTTTTTAAACCTGATCAACGGCttcaattaaacatttttctcTTGTAGGTCGAAGCTTATTCTGCCCTTCCTTAAGCTTGCCAAAGGATGCGCTTCGGTGCTCTGCTGTCGATCGACGCCACTGCAAAAGGCGTATCTAGTCAAGGTGGTGAAGGAGGAGCTCAATCTGCGCACACTTGCCATTGGTGATGGTGCCAACGACGTCTCCATGATACAGATGGCCGATGTAGGTGTGGGCATCTCTGGCCAGGAGGGAATGCAAGCTGTGATGGCCGCCGATTTTACACTTTCACGCTTCCGTTATCTGGAACGCCTTCTGCTCTCGCATGGATACTGGTGCTATGATCGCCTTGCCCGCATGATACTCTACTTTTTTTACAAGAATGCGGTATGCAGCACATTTGATATACTGTGACTAATTCGTATTCTTATCAATTAACTGACTCTTGCTTTTCAGACATTCGTTTTTCTAATATTCTGGTATCAATTGTACTGCGGCTTCTCAGGAGCTGTGATGATGGATCAAATGTACCTAATGCTGTATAACTTACTCTTCACTTCACTGCCGCCCCTGGCGATTGGTGTTTACGATAATCGAGTACCGGAGGACTTGTTGTTAAAGAACCCATAtctttataaaaatgtaaatcgcAAAACGTAATTtatcaaatatgaaaataataatgaacaTTAATTTTGTAGGGTCGGGTGGGCCTTGTCTACAGGCCACATGACTTTTGGGTGATATTACTGGATGCCCTCTATCAATCCCTTGTCATATTCTTTGTGGCTCTATGCGCCTATGCGGAAAGTGATGTGGGAATCTGGGAATTCGGTACCACAATCACGGCAAGTTGTCTATTTGTCAATTTAGTACACTGCGGCATTGAGATCCGTTCATGGGTAAGTTTAACATAAATTGTACAACCTCAATCATGCTCATATTATGTGGCGTTGCAGACGGTGCTACATGTCATTTCGATAGTGGTCAGCCTAGGCTCGTTCTATATATTCTCTGTTGTGTACAACTCGATGTGTGTCAAATGCTTTGGACTGCCCTCCACCTACTGGGTGATCTTTAAGTGCTTTGCTTCTTCAGTTCATTGGCTGGTTATCCTACTTTCCACTGTGGTTGCTGTGCTTCCTCGGTAAGTAATtcttatttaagtattttctttatagACATATTAAAATCGTTCCACTCTGCCTTATAGACTGCTCCTGACAACACTACGCACCACCTTCTGTCCCGACGACAGCACCAAAGTCATCCTACAGAGCAAACGTGAGCGCAGCAGAGGTGAGGGTTTGTTAGTTACATGGTCGCGCTCGACGTCAGCCTCATCAATCTATAGGTAAAAggcacaaaatatatagaaaaagttCAATCTCGTAGTAGCTTTTGCACGATCTTATCACTATGAATTATTTACTTAGCATTGCATGAagattttatgatttttgttatgattttgtgtccttttatttatacattgtTATATTTGCTCCCAGCCTAGATCGTTTTTAATTGTGAATTTCTTACAGAATCGCCGATTATGGGTCTAAGAATCAGATTATAACAACGATAACCTGATCCAACGCCAAGTTGCAACATTCGCGACCGAAACAAACGACACTCACAAAGAACTTGAAAAATCACAACCCTATACTTAATACACATGTGCTTTCAGTTTAAAAATGTGGCCTTTCGACACCgattaatatttactttagtttaatttaatttagttaaccAACTGCAACTCTCTAGTTTCTGAAATTCAATTCTGAAAGCATATAAATACTTAGTAGAAATTTAGATTGATTATTCCTTGTAATGATATTTGTTAGAAACATacaatgattattattaacacATTTAGTTACAATCTTTGCCTTAATATTAAAACGCATCAATGAGAAGTAATTACAACA
This DNA window, taken from Drosophila nasuta strain 15112-1781.00 chromosome 2L, ASM2355853v1, whole genome shotgun sequence, encodes the following:
- the LOC132798701 gene encoding phospholipid-transporting ATPase VA isoform X2; the encoded protein is MPSANSEDLRRKFLIVQQQRSAPPNLAGDNLAQSQVQAQSQHQPQHSHSTMPTTGAPTPLGGGGEPERTYVFPGTHQVGTAAAGSMPSGPGIPGVAIISSHGNTTTLNPAGHSRGGHARSVSHGGGAIVAVGAGGRPIKSAMKGHQRAFSQGQITDSPPGSAAPAGRGHSRVGSKTDFILPPGHKDEPVREREFGPSAPSSATGGRGHSRQASRSESIYTLRRTEVPPWWKRFTLCNFNNNDKFEERSYRMVVPNHTVPPKTPKREHPNGQFVGNKIRTTKYTLLSFIPKNLLEQFHRVANLYFIFIVLLNWLPAINAFGKEVAMIPVLFVLGVTAVKDLFEDRRRRASDKRINNTTCRVYDGETEHYKRIKWQDLRVGDIVHLSNNETVPADILLLRTSDPQGVCYIDTCDLDGETNLKRREVVRGFTEMQNIFLPSKFMSCVEADAPTTKLYRFHGALIHPTGERVPISTECLLLRESRLKNTDYVEGIVVYAGHETKSMLNNSGPRYKRSQVEQQMNIDVIWCVIILLILCVVGAIGCTMWLRSFVNFPVPYLPFTVNPPYEGMLTFWTYIIILQVMIPLSLYVTIELCKILQVFHIHNNIDLYDADTNKQTECRAMNITEELGQIQHIFSDKTGTLTENKMIFRRCVVNGADYNHPPSELEKLYAKPGAPAPPLIPNETLVDDMTQLGGGTYLTTNAQRIQEFMVVMAICNTVIVSAGPHRDLMNASGFIELNQSGSTPAVVNTTTTPLKHVRSRSKLLTTTTTTTTTTIINGGPQPAAMVMPADRYTRLAESRSVTPSPPPNLLFAMPAQSHQPTLSPISSSPESTPNSESPSPPMKNKAISNSISPTGRAKAVINSKITSLATFLNAKTQGKRLKINQTKTQTFYRTADGRPLYEAESPDELALVNAAYSYDCCLLNRSPNHILVSMPSAAATVEYEILKILPFDSSRKCMSIVVRQTGTQEIVLYTKGADSTIMPILAPCAQNSPEGILREQTQQQLDRYAREGLRILVMAKRTLNASDYTDWWARHQEIEMSLENRERRLRDSFAKLESNLTLLGATGIEDRLQDGVPETIAALLSAGISVWVLTGDKPETAINIAYSAKLFTQQMELIKLTARSRDAAETAINFYLTDLRNAKATNSTGYSLAPRSKPRALVVDGKTLTFILDSKSKLILPFLKLAKGCASVLCCRSTPLQKAYLVKVVKEELNLRTLAIGDGANDVSMIQMADVGVGISGQEGMQAVMAADFTLSRFRYLERLLLSHGYWCYDRLARMILYFFYKNATFVFLIFWYQLYCGFSGAVMMDQMYLMLYNLLFTSLPPLAIGVYDNRVPEDLLLKNPYLYKNGRVGLVYRPHDFWVILLDALYQSLVIFFVALCAYAESDVGIWEFGTTITASCLFVNLVHCGIEIRSWTVLHVISIVVSLGSFYIFSVVYNSMCVKCFGLPSTYWVIFKCFASSVHWLVILLSTVVAVLPRLLLTTLRTTFCPDDSTKVILQSKRERSRESPIMGLRIRL
- the LOC132798701 gene encoding phospholipid-transporting ATPase VA isoform X1, whose protein sequence is MPSANSEDLRRKFLIVQQQRSAPPNLAGDNLAQSQVQAQSQHQPQHSHSTMPTTGAPTPLGGGGEPERTYVFPGTHQVGTAAAGSMPSGPGIPGVAIISSHGNTTTLNPAGHSRGGHARSVSHGGGAIVAVGAGGRPIKSAMKGHQRAFSQGQITDSPPGSAAPAGRGHSRVGSKTDFILPPGHKDEPVREREFGPSAPSSATGGRGHSRQASRSESIYTLRRTEVPPWWKRFTLCNFNNNDKFEERSYRMVVPNHTVPPKTPKREHPNGQFVGNKIRTTKYTLLSFIPKNLLEQFHRVANLYFIFIVLLNWLPAINAFGKEVAMIPVLFVLGVTAVKDLFEDRRRRASDKRINNTTCRVYDGETEHYKRIKWQDLRVGDIVHLSNNETVPADILLLRTSDPQGVCYIDTCDLDGETNLKRREVVRGFTEMQNIFLPSKFMSCVEADAPTTKLYRFHGALIHPTGERVPISTECLLLRESRLKNTDYVEGIVVYAGHETKSMLNNSGPRYKRSQVEQQMNIDVIWCVIILLILCVVGAIGCTMWLRSFVNFPVPYLPFTVNPPYEGMLTFWTYIIILQVMIPLSLYVTIELCKILQVFHIHNNIDLYDADTNKQTECRAMNITEELGQIQHIFSDKTGTLTENKMIFRRCVVNGADYNHPPSELEKLYAKPGAPAPPLIPNETLVDDMTQLGGGTYLTTNAQRIQEFMVVMAICNTVIVSAGPHRDLMNASGFIELNQSGSTPAVVNTTTTPLKHVRSRSKLLTTTTTTTTTTIINGGPQPAAMVMPADRYTRLAESRSVTPSPPPNLLFAMPAQSHQPTLSPISSSPESTPNSESPSPPMKNKAISNSISPTGRAKAVINSKITSLATFLNAKTQGKRLKINQTKTQTFYRTADGRPLYEAESPDELALVNAAYSYDCCLLNRSPNHILVSMPSAAATVEYEILKILPFDSSRKCMSIVVRQTGTQEIVLYTKGADSTIMPILAPCAQNSPEGILREQTQQQLDRYAREGLRILVMAKRTLNASDYTDWWARHQEIEMSLENRERRLRDSFAKLESNLTLLGATGIEDRLQDGVPETIAALLSAGISVWVLTGDKPETAINIAYSAKLFTQQMELIKLTARSRDAAETAINFYLTDLRNAKATNSTGYSLAPRSKPRALVVDGKTLTFILDSKSKLILPFLKLAKGCASVLCCRSTPLQKAYLVKVVKEELNLRTLAIGDGANDVSMIQMADVGVGISGQEGMQAVMAADFTLSRFRYLERLLLSHGYWCYDRLARMILYFFYKNATFVFLIFWYQLYCGFSGAVMMDQMYLMLYNLLFTSLPPLAIGVYDNRVPEDLLLKNPYLYKNGRVGLVYRPHDFWVILLDALYQSLVIFFVALCAYAESDVGIWEFGTTITASCLFVNLVHCGIEIRSWTVLHVISIVVSLGSFYIFSVVYNSMCVKCFGLPSTYWVIFKCFASSVHWLVILLSTVVAVLPRLLLTTLRTTFCPDDSTKVILQSKRERSRGEGLLVTWSRSTSASSIYRIADYGSKNQIITTIT